A stretch of Corynebacterium timonense DNA encodes these proteins:
- a CDS encoding ATP-dependent helicase, with amino-acid sequence MPEEILARFHPQVSTWFREVFAAPTRVQAEAWESISAGENSLVVAPTGSGKTLAAFLWSLNSLVERAGQQALPIDGAQTSTHGGVRVLYISPLKALGVDVENNLRAPLNGIARVAQRLGRDMPDISVAVRSGDTPQAERTRQLRRPPDILITTPESLYLMLTSKAAGILTTVDTVIVDEIHALAGTKRGVHLTLSLERLALIAGDFQRIGLSATVRPLDAVANFLGPRTTIINPPGEKKWELDVVVPVEDMSDLPVPEDASTIGSAVIDDQLGDQLGDQLDSPLDVPLDLPKASSSIWPHIERAVYEQVMAHRSTIVFVNSRRAAERLTSQINELWAHEHDPDSLSPAPRRPPAQLMKGVDTAGHAAPVIARAHHGSVSKEERLSTETALKEGSLRAVVSTSSLELGIDMGAVDLVIQVESPPSVASGLQRVGRAGHSVGAVSEGTFYPKHRADLVQTAVTVPRMRAGLIEELHTPVSPLDVLTQQTIAAVSVADLDVDEWYDTVRRAWPYRDLAREVYDAVINLIIGVYPSTDFAELRPRAVLEGTVLTARPGAQRVAVTSGGTIPDRGMFGVFLVGSGGAEGAAPRRVGELDEEMVYESRVGDVFTLGASSWRIENITRDQVQVSPAPGHTGRLPFWTGDGLGRPYELGKAVGEFRRERTMDPSLGENAQRNLHAYLDEQAEATGILPDEKTLVLERFTDELGDWRVVLHTPFGKGVNAAWALATGWRVSQETGMDAQAVAGDDGIVLRLPQGEKEPGAALFTFDADEITDIVTEQVGNSALFASRFRECAARALLLPRRNPGARAPLWQQRQRAEQLLDVARNYPSFPIILETVRECLQDVYDVPSLREVMGDLQTRRVRIAEVTTSQPSPFASSLLFNYTGAFMYEGDTPLAEKRAAALALDPSLLAKLLGTVELRELLDATIIAEVDASLRRLGRAATSEQFADTLRIVGPVPLEQLGDYTSVPLAALESALGSRVMRVRIGGREHIAQTLDAPLLRDGLGVPVPPGVPAQQDTIPDALAQLVGRWVRTRGPFTLRDLADAFGLAVGAAYSALQPAVEAGRVIEGRYRQGVEEQEYVAAEVLRIIRSRSLAAARAQTQPVSQSAFGRFLPSWSHVAPAGQRPALRGADGVYTVLEQLAGVRLPASAWESHVLPSRVGDYSPEMLDELTASGEVAIVGAGTAGARDPWIMLLPADYAGQLMPDVPEPALSLTQTQVAEKVRAGGGYLFTDLLESATTTSDELREAIWDLVEAGVIAPDSFAPIRARLAGGRTAHRAKRRPTRSRVRTGRTSFAALTPPDMVGRWAATPRVDSDATRRSVALGEAWLDRYGVVTRGSVVAEDVLGGFALAYKVLSGFEESGKAMRGYLIEGLGAAQFSTPATIDRLRGHQDSDDVVGWPSGTREPHVYVLAATDPANPYGAALPWPAQGPSRSAGALVVLIDGLLAAHITRGGKTMTTFFDHFPPDTGDPLGLVVSALAEAVAAGRMRPLTVEKLNGEAAFVLRDYGAAVTPKGAKIGGTAPAPPKRRGRSVAEAMEELSFDD; translated from the coding sequence ATGCCCGAGGAGATTCTGGCGCGCTTCCACCCCCAGGTATCCACCTGGTTCCGGGAGGTTTTCGCAGCGCCCACCCGCGTCCAGGCTGAGGCGTGGGAGTCCATCTCGGCGGGGGAGAACTCCCTGGTGGTCGCCCCGACGGGCTCCGGCAAAACGCTCGCGGCCTTCCTCTGGTCCCTCAACAGCCTCGTCGAACGCGCGGGGCAGCAGGCCCTGCCCATCGACGGCGCACAGACCTCCACGCACGGCGGCGTGCGGGTGCTCTACATCTCCCCGCTCAAGGCGCTCGGCGTCGACGTGGAAAACAACCTGCGCGCCCCGCTCAACGGCATCGCGCGGGTGGCGCAGCGCCTCGGCCGCGACATGCCCGACATCTCGGTGGCGGTGCGCTCGGGCGACACCCCGCAGGCCGAGCGCACCCGCCAGCTGCGCCGGCCCCCGGACATCCTCATCACCACGCCCGAATCGCTCTACCTCATGCTCACCTCCAAGGCGGCGGGGATCCTGACAACAGTGGACACCGTCATCGTCGACGAGATCCACGCGCTCGCCGGCACGAAGCGCGGCGTGCACCTGACCCTGTCGCTGGAGCGCCTCGCACTGATCGCGGGGGACTTCCAGCGCATTGGCCTGTCCGCGACGGTGCGCCCCTTAGACGCCGTGGCCAACTTCCTCGGCCCGCGCACCACGATCATCAACCCGCCCGGCGAGAAGAAATGGGAGCTCGACGTCGTCGTGCCCGTCGAGGACATGAGCGACCTGCCCGTCCCCGAGGACGCCTCCACCATCGGCTCCGCAGTCATCGACGACCAGCTCGGCGACCAGCTCGGCGACCAGCTCGACAGCCCGCTCGACGTCCCGCTCGACCTCCCGAAAGCCAGCTCCAGCATCTGGCCGCACATCGAGCGCGCCGTCTACGAGCAGGTGATGGCGCACCGCTCGACCATCGTCTTTGTCAACTCCCGCCGCGCCGCAGAGCGCCTGACCAGCCAGATCAACGAGCTCTGGGCGCACGAGCACGACCCGGACAGCCTGAGCCCCGCTCCTCGACGCCCCCCGGCCCAGCTGATGAAGGGAGTGGACACCGCCGGCCACGCCGCCCCCGTCATCGCCCGCGCCCACCACGGCAGCGTGTCCAAGGAAGAGCGCCTGAGCACAGAGACGGCGCTCAAGGAGGGCTCGCTGCGCGCCGTCGTGTCCACGTCCTCCCTCGAGCTCGGCATCGACATGGGCGCGGTCGACCTGGTCATCCAGGTCGAATCACCGCCCTCCGTCGCCTCCGGGCTGCAGCGCGTCGGCCGCGCGGGGCACTCCGTCGGCGCCGTCTCGGAGGGCACGTTCTACCCGAAGCACCGCGCCGACCTCGTGCAGACGGCCGTCACCGTGCCGCGGATGCGCGCCGGGCTCATCGAGGAACTGCACACCCCCGTCTCCCCGCTCGACGTGCTCACCCAGCAGACGATCGCCGCCGTCAGCGTCGCCGACCTCGACGTCGATGAGTGGTACGACACCGTCCGCCGCGCCTGGCCCTACCGCGACCTGGCCCGCGAGGTCTACGACGCGGTGATCAACCTCATCATCGGCGTCTACCCTTCGACGGACTTCGCCGAGCTGCGCCCGCGCGCCGTGCTCGAGGGCACCGTGCTCACCGCCCGGCCCGGGGCGCAGCGGGTGGCCGTAACCAGCGGCGGCACCATCCCGGACCGCGGCATGTTCGGTGTGTTCCTCGTCGGGTCGGGCGGTGCAGAGGGGGCCGCCCCGCGCCGCGTGGGCGAGCTGGACGAGGAGATGGTGTACGAGTCCCGCGTCGGCGACGTCTTCACCCTCGGGGCGTCGAGCTGGCGCATCGAGAACATCACGCGCGACCAGGTACAGGTCAGCCCCGCCCCGGGCCACACCGGCCGGCTGCCCTTCTGGACGGGCGACGGCTTGGGCCGGCCCTACGAGCTGGGCAAGGCCGTCGGCGAGTTCCGCCGGGAGCGAACCATGGACCCCTCCCTGGGGGAGAACGCGCAGCGCAACCTCCACGCCTACCTCGACGAGCAGGCGGAGGCCACCGGCATCCTCCCGGACGAAAAGACGCTGGTGCTCGAGCGCTTCACCGACGAGCTGGGGGACTGGCGGGTGGTGCTGCACACCCCCTTCGGCAAGGGCGTCAACGCGGCGTGGGCGCTGGCCACCGGGTGGCGCGTGTCCCAGGAAACGGGCATGGACGCCCAAGCCGTCGCCGGCGACGACGGCATCGTGCTGCGTCTGCCGCAGGGGGAGAAGGAGCCGGGCGCGGCCCTGTTCACCTTCGACGCCGACGAGATCACCGACATCGTCACCGAGCAGGTGGGCAACTCCGCTCTCTTCGCCTCCCGCTTCCGCGAGTGCGCCGCCCGCGCGCTGCTGCTGCCGCGACGCAACCCTGGGGCGCGCGCCCCGCTGTGGCAGCAGCGCCAGCGCGCGGAGCAGTTGCTCGACGTGGCCAGGAACTACCCGTCCTTCCCGATCATCCTGGAGACGGTGCGCGAGTGCCTCCAAGACGTCTACGATGTGCCGTCGCTACGCGAGGTGATGGGGGACCTGCAGACGCGGCGCGTGCGCATCGCGGAAGTGACCACCTCCCAGCCCAGCCCGTTCGCCTCCTCGCTGCTGTTCAACTACACCGGCGCCTTCATGTACGAGGGCGACACGCCGCTGGCGGAAAAGCGCGCCGCCGCGCTCGCGCTCGACCCGTCGCTGCTGGCCAAGCTGCTGGGCACCGTCGAGCTGCGCGAGCTTCTCGACGCCACCATCATCGCCGAGGTCGACGCCTCCCTGCGCCGCCTCGGCCGCGCCGCAACCTCCGAGCAGTTCGCCGACACCCTGCGCATCGTCGGCCCCGTGCCGCTCGAGCAGCTCGGTGACTACACGTCCGTGCCCCTGGCTGCGCTGGAGTCGGCGCTCGGGTCTCGCGTGATGCGGGTGCGCATCGGCGGGCGCGAGCACATCGCGCAGACCCTCGACGCGCCGCTGCTGCGCGACGGGCTCGGGGTCCCCGTCCCGCCCGGCGTGCCCGCCCAGCAGGACACGATCCCCGACGCGCTGGCCCAGCTCGTGGGCAGATGGGTGCGCACCCGCGGGCCGTTCACCCTGCGCGACCTCGCCGACGCCTTCGGGCTCGCCGTCGGGGCCGCCTACTCGGCGCTGCAGCCAGCGGTGGAGGCCGGGCGTGTGATTGAGGGCCGCTACCGGCAGGGCGTCGAGGAGCAGGAGTACGTCGCCGCCGAGGTGCTGCGCATCATCCGCTCGCGCTCCCTGGCGGCCGCCCGCGCCCAGACACAGCCCGTCTCCCAGTCCGCCTTCGGGCGCTTTCTGCCCAGCTGGTCGCACGTCGCCCCGGCCGGGCAGCGCCCCGCCCTGCGCGGCGCCGACGGGGTGTACACCGTGCTCGAACAGCTCGCCGGGGTGCGCCTTCCGGCCTCGGCGTGGGAGTCGCACGTCCTGCCCTCGCGCGTGGGGGACTACAGCCCCGAGATGCTCGACGAGCTCACCGCCTCCGGTGAGGTGGCCATCGTCGGCGCCGGCACGGCGGGCGCGCGCGACCCCTGGATCATGCTGCTGCCCGCCGACTACGCCGGGCAGCTCATGCCGGACGTGCCCGAGCCCGCGCTTTCTCTGACGCAGACGCAGGTGGCGGAGAAGGTGCGCGCCGGGGGAGGGTACCTGTTCACGGACCTGCTCGAAAGCGCCACGACGACGTCCGACGAGCTGCGCGAGGCCATCTGGGACCTCGTGGAGGCCGGCGTTATCGCGCCGGACTCCTTCGCCCCGATCCGGGCGCGCCTGGCGGGGGGACGGACCGCGCATCGCGCGAAGCGCCGGCCGACGCGCTCGCGGGTGCGCACCGGGCGGACCTCGTTCGCCGCGCTCACCCCGCCCGACATGGTGGGCCGCTGGGCGGCGACGCCGCGCGTCGACAGCGACGCGACCCGCCGCTCTGTCGCACTCGGTGAGGCGTGGCTGGACCGCTACGGAGTGGTCACCCGCGGCAGCGTCGTCGCCGAGGACGTGCTTGGCGGCTTCGCCCTGGCGTACAAGGTGCTCTCCGGCTTCGAGGAGTCCGGCAAGGCGATGCGCGGCTACCTTATCGAGGGCCTCGGCGCCGCGCAGTTTTCCACCCCCGCCACCATCGACCGGCTGCGCGGCCACCAGGACTCGGACGACGTGGTCGGCTGGCCCTCCGGCACGCGCGAGCCGCACGTCTACGTCCTCGCCGCCACGGACCCAGCCAACCCATACGGCGCGGCGCTTCCCTGGCCTGCGCAGGGGCCCTCCCGCAGCGCGGGCGCCCTCGTGGTGCTTATCGACGGCCTCCTCGCCGCCCACATCACCCGCGGCGGCAAGACCATGACCACGTTCTTCGACCACTTCCCGCCCGACACCGGCGACCCGCTCGGCCTCGTCGTCTCCGCCCTCGCGGAGGCCGTCGCGGCCGGGCGGATGAGGCCGCTCACCGTGGAAAAGCTCAACGGCGAGGCGGCGTTTGTGCTGCGCGACTACGGCGCCGCAGTGACCCCGAAGGGTGCGAAGATCGGCGGCACCGCGCCCGCCCCGCCCAAGCGGCGCGGGCGCAGCGTGGCCGAGGCGATGGAGGAGCTCAGTTTCGACGACTGA